The genomic segment TGGTTGATTTAGTAGAAGCCGTCAGCAACGAAGATGCTATTGCTATGGCTCGTCGCCTAATGGAAGAAGAAGGTATCTTAGTGGGTATTTCTTCAGGTGCTGCAGTTGTAGCTGCAAACCGCATTGCTGAAAAGCCAGAATTTGCAGGTAAGAACATTGTTGTAATCCTACCATCAGCTGCAGAACGTTACCTGTCATCTGCACTATTTGCAGGCGCATTTGGTGACAGCGAAAACGTACAATAATAAACAATCAAAGATTGTTTTAATAAAAGCCCAGCAATTGCTGGGCTTTTTAATATCTATAACATTTCACAATCATCACTTAACCTGTTTCAAAAACGACGAACGCTGTTCATTACAATAATTTGTCCGTCGCATTCTTAGTACACCGACATTAAAGAACACTTCTGATTGTCGCTATCAACTCCTATACTAAACATTGATAACCAAGATTGATTCGCTGTCGTATCGATATTTTTTATAACTGTAGAGCTAGATCAAAATTTGCTTTTGTTGTGTCTGATACTATCGCCGAAATTTTCTAATCATCCCAACATCCCTATATGTCTTTTTACCAATCTCCTAAATCTATATCCGCTTATGACGCTAAGTTTGAAGCCCAAAAAATTGCCTTCGCTCCTGTTAGTTTCCAAGTGGCCCGTTGTTTAAGCCAGTTTGGCTTACTTGCACAAATCGATAAAGCTGGAGAAGCGGGTATCAGCCTTACAGAATTAACTAACAACAATGACCTTTCTGAATACGCCATTCACGTGTTACTGGATATGGGATTAAGCATGGGGATATTTTGGTGTAAAGATGAGTTATATCGATTAGATAAAACAGGATATTTCTTACTGCATGACGATATGGCATCCAAGAACCTGAACTTTATCCATGATGTTTGTTATCAAGGTTTATTTGAGCTAGAAGCATCGCTTAAACAAGGAAACGCAGCGGGATTAAAACACTTAGGAGACTGGGACACCATTTACCCAGGATTAAGCCAACTGCCAGAACAGACAAAACGTAGTTGGTTTGAATTTGACCATTATTATTCAGACCACGCATTTGACAGTTTACTGCCAATGATTTTCAAATCTCAGCCACAACATATAGTCGATGTCGGTGGCAACACAGGTAAATGGGCATTCGCTTGTACTGGCTATGATGCCAACGTCAACGTCACCATCATGGATCTACCAGGGCAACTAGCCGTAGCGATGGAAAACGCACGCAACAATATGGTCGATGGTAGAGTGTTTCCATTTGAAACAGACCTATTAGACCCAAGCAAACCATTTTTTGAAGGCGGTGATTTATACTGGATGAGTCAGTTCTTGGACTGTTTTTCAAAGCAGCAAATTATCACCATTTTAAAACGCACAGTTGCCGCAATGAAACCTAACAGTGAACTGTGTATTTTAGAAACTTACTGGGACAGGCAACCTTACGAGGCAGGAGCATATTGCGTAAACGCCACATCACTTTATTTTACCGCAATAGCGAATGGCTATAGCCGCATGTATCACAGTAAAGATATGTTAAAGATGATCAGTGAAGCTGGTCTTTACGTTGATGAAGACATCGACAATATTGGCTTAGGGCACACCTTATTACGTTGTAAGGTAAAACCATAGGCTAAACTCCACATTGTTTACACTTATCAAACTGTAACACCATTGAGTAATTACGTTAAAATCTCTCCATATTGGCAAACGCTTGAATTAAATTTAACATTTACATTCAAGCGATATTGCCTACAAATCCAGTAAACACCTGCCATACAGCGCTTGTTAAATAGTGATTAACCTCACAAAATCAATTTCGCAACATTAAATTTAACGCCTTTTCACTAATACATTTTGCAACATCTTCAAACGTCACCACTTTCGTTGAAGCTAATTATGCGTGACATTTCTTTACCGTAGCTACACAAAAAATCCACATTTGCGTTCAAAAAACAACCCGAGCGAGCATTATCCATTCAGTTACACCCTCTTATCGTTCGTAACAAGATGTGACATCAAACACTCATGTTAATTTCAGAAACAAAAACAAGACATAATCACAACAAAAATAACAACTTACCCCTGTAACAGCCATGTTGCCAATGTTATTTAAGTATGATTTTATCCACCTTCCGCAAAGACCTGTTAACCCCATTTACAAGTCAACAAAGAGATTTACTAATTAAAAACGCGGCTTTGATAAAATCAATATAGGAAGAGATGAGATGCAGCTTAATTCAAAAGTAGCCAATGCAATTCGCATAGCATTGGTTGGCGGAGCATTCACCGCAGCGATAAGTTCTCCAGTAGTGCTAGCTGCTGAAGAAGGTGCAGATGTAGAACGCATTCAAATTACTGGTTCACGTATTAAACGTACCGACTTAGAAACAGCGACACCTGTCACTGTTCTTAGTGCAGACGATATGGCAAAGCAAGGCTTTACCACTATCCAAGATGCACTGCAAAACTTAACGTCGACCACAGGAGCCATGACAACTCAAGAAGTCCATGGTTTCACTCCTGCAGCATCTTCAATCAGTTTACGTAACGCAGGTGCAAGCCGTACATTAACGCTTATTGATGGTAAGCGCTTAAATCAGTACCCAAAACCAGCAGGCGGAACGGATAACTTCGTAGATACAGCTAATTTACCAATGGAAGCAGTTGAAAGAATTGAGGTTCTTCAATCTGGTGGTTCTGCAGTTTACGGTGCAGATGCTGTTGGCGGTGTGATTAACATTATCTTGAAAAAAGATTTTGACGGTGCAGCCCTTAAATATCGTCATGGCGATACTATGGAAGGCGGCGGAATGAATGATCGTATCGCGCTTTCATTAGGTTCTTCAAACGAGAAAGGCAACGTATCAACCTTCATTGAGTTCAGTAGCAATGAAGCATTACAAGCTACAGATCGTGAAAACTTCGGTTTACACACAGATAAAGTGCCACACAGTGACTACTCACAATACAGCTCTTATGGTGCGCGTATTGCCGGTACAGGCACAGGGGCTCGTTCACTGTCGCCTCAAGAATGTACTGATGGCGGCTTCTTCTGGGATGATGCACGCAGCATTTGTGGTTTTGACCGTTCAGAATGGCGTGACTTAGAGCCAGAAAGCTATCGCTTTATCAGTACAACCAACTTTAACTATGAACTATCTGACGATATCACTTTCTTAGGTCGTCTTGATTTTGCTAACGCTAAATCAACCACCAACTTTGAACCAATGGCAATTGATGATTACGATATCAATGTTTCAGGTGATGACTTAACCGTGAGCTACGGCGATTTGATGAGCAAGACATTCAGCAAATCAACCGGGCTTGGTGGTGACTTCGCTAATGCTACTGATGGCGATTACTACTATGTTCGACGTCTACACGAATTTGATAACCGTAGTGGCGAAACGAACACCAATAACTACTTTTTCTCAGCAGGTCTTCAAGGCGTTTTAGCTGATGAGTACGACTGGGATATGTCTGTAAACTACGGCCGTACCAACGTCGATGTTTACCGCAGCGGTTTTGCAACTGTTGGTGGCATGTTCGATTACATCACTGCAGGTGAAAACGGTAATTCATTACTTGAAAATATGTCTGACGAAGATGTTGAAGCAGCGTCTTACTCTCCATTTGAGCGTGCTCAGTCAACTCAAAAGAACGTTCAAGCAAACATCACTGGTATGGCGTTTGAAATGCCTGATGGCGATGCCATGTTTGCATTTGGTGCTGAATACACAGAACAAGACTATGAAACAGAATCTGATTCTGAAACCCAAAATGGTTCAGTGCTAACAACAGGTGGTTCATCTGGTGCTGGCGAACGTGATTTCTGGGCAACTTATGCAGAATTAAGTGTCCCATTAATGGACGAATTAACAATCGCTGCGGCGCTTCGTTACGATCACTACAGCGACTTTGGTGGCAATTTATCACCACAAGTAACCGTAGAATACCGCCCTGTTGACGAGTTATTGGTTCGTGGTTCTTGGAGTAGCGTATTCCGTGCCCCTGATATGCACCGTGTATACGGCGATGCGACAAACGGCTTCACTACAGTTATCGACTTTAAACAGTGTCAAGCAATGGGCGGACAGCCTGGTGTTACTAACCCAGATCCAACCATCAATGAAATTTGTAATGAGCTTCACATTGACACCACAACTGGTGCAAACAAAGATCTAGAAGCAGAAACAGGCTACACAGCTAACATCGGTGCAGTTTGGGGTGGCGATAGCTTAGAAGCATCGATTGACTTATGGGAATGGAAACTTGACGACATGGTAAGCGATATTAGCGCTTCGACTGCCGCTCAAGAATACGACACCTATGAAGATATGATCACTCGTGATGCAAGTGGCACAATCACTCACATCAACACTGTGGCTCAAAACTTAGCGTATCAAAAAGTGCGTGGTATTGATTTAACAGCTGGTTACAGCTGGGACTTCAATGATATGGGTGAATTACGAGTTAACTTTAATGGTACTTACATTTTGTTATCTGAAGGTCAGTTAAACCCAACTTCAGATGTTGATGACGACATTGAAGACGGCGGATTACCTCAGTACCGTGCCAACATGATCTTCACTTACTTCATTAATGACTTTGAAACCACGCTAGGTGCTTACCATACAGCACGTATGCACGGTGTGTCTTACAGCTCATTCATTGATGATGACGAGTTCAGCGAAGAAGATTTAGAAGTCGCATCACAGACTAAATGGAATCTAACATCGGCTTATAACTTCACAGATAACATGAAGTTAACGGCTGGTATCGTCAACCTATTTGACGTAGGTCCTAACTTTGACCCAACTAACACATCATGGCCTCACTACCCTCGTAGCGTCTACAACGCTCGCGGACGTGAATGGTTTGTTGAAGGTGAAGTTAAGTTCTAGCGTTAATGTAATACAACTTTAAGTGTCTCCCGACTCTAACGGCATCAAAAGTATCTGATGCCGTTTTTTTATGGCTTTGATTAACTAAACCCAAAGTAATGAGCAGCAACAACCGTCATACTAGATAGTACAAATAAGCCCACCATAAAGCGCCAAATAAACTTAAACCAATTGCCCCAATCAACACGACATACCCCTAACGTCGCCATTAAAGAAGCAGACGTTGGTACCAATACATTGGTAAAGCCATCACCTAATTGAAACGCTAACACCGCAACTTGACGGGTCACTCCGACAAGATCAGCAAGAGGCGCCATTAAGGGCATAGTTAACGCTGCTTGACCAGAGCCTGAAGTCACAAAGAAATTAAACACCGACTGAAACAACAACATAAACCAAGCTGAAAGTGCTGTAGGTAATTGGCCAATGACATTCCCTGCACTGTGCAAAATAGTGTTCAGAACACTCGGTTCAGCAGCGCCAGCACCGCCGAGTAATAACAAGATGCCAGAAGCACAACCTACCAATACTGCAGGCTCAAGCATCGTGCCTGCACCGTGCTTAAAACTCACTGCAACCTTATTCATATTTAAACCATTTAGGTTAAATACAACCCCAATCACCCCCACGATAATTCCCATCGTAAAGAACTGGCTAGCAATTTCTGGAATAAACCAAGCATGTGCAATCACGCCCCATATCACCCAGGCAATTGTGCCTACTATAGTCAGTAGCACTAAAATATCACCAAGATTAAAACGACTGTCTTTGACATGACCTTGCTGGTTATCACGGAAAAATTGATCCGACTCGTAACTAAAAGATGCTGTTGGCGTTTGTTGAATTTTACTGGCATAACGCATAGTAAAAGCAATACCAATTAGCGTGAAACCAAGCCACATTATGGCACGAACACCTGCACCAGAAAGTACAGGCACCCCAGCAATGCCTTGTGCAATTGCCACACTAAATGGGTTCATCCAAGAGCTGGCAAAACCAATTTGAGTTGCAACATAAGTCACCATCACAGTACAGATGGAGTCGTAACCTAATCGAATCATTAACGGGCAAATAATAATCGCAAATGCAATTGCCTCCTCGCCCATTCCAAATACTGCGCCGCCCAATGAAAACAAACTGAATATCACCGGAATAAAGAGT from the Shewanella japonica genome contains:
- a CDS encoding methyltransferase; protein product: MSFYQSPKSISAYDAKFEAQKIAFAPVSFQVARCLSQFGLLAQIDKAGEAGISLTELTNNNDLSEYAIHVLLDMGLSMGIFWCKDELYRLDKTGYFLLHDDMASKNLNFIHDVCYQGLFELEASLKQGNAAGLKHLGDWDTIYPGLSQLPEQTKRSWFEFDHYYSDHAFDSLLPMIFKSQPQHIVDVGGNTGKWAFACTGYDANVNVTIMDLPGQLAVAMENARNNMVDGRVFPFETDLLDPSKPFFEGGDLYWMSQFLDCFSKQQIITILKRTVAAMKPNSELCILETYWDRQPYEAGAYCVNATSLYFTAIANGYSRMYHSKDMLKMISEAGLYVDEDIDNIGLGHTLLRCKVKP
- a CDS encoding TonB-dependent receptor is translated as MQLNSKVANAIRIALVGGAFTAAISSPVVLAAEEGADVERIQITGSRIKRTDLETATPVTVLSADDMAKQGFTTIQDALQNLTSTTGAMTTQEVHGFTPAASSISLRNAGASRTLTLIDGKRLNQYPKPAGGTDNFVDTANLPMEAVERIEVLQSGGSAVYGADAVGGVINIILKKDFDGAALKYRHGDTMEGGGMNDRIALSLGSSNEKGNVSTFIEFSSNEALQATDRENFGLHTDKVPHSDYSQYSSYGARIAGTGTGARSLSPQECTDGGFFWDDARSICGFDRSEWRDLEPESYRFISTTNFNYELSDDITFLGRLDFANAKSTTNFEPMAIDDYDINVSGDDLTVSYGDLMSKTFSKSTGLGGDFANATDGDYYYVRRLHEFDNRSGETNTNNYFFSAGLQGVLADEYDWDMSVNYGRTNVDVYRSGFATVGGMFDYITAGENGNSLLENMSDEDVEAASYSPFERAQSTQKNVQANITGMAFEMPDGDAMFAFGAEYTEQDYETESDSETQNGSVLTTGGSSGAGERDFWATYAELSVPLMDELTIAAALRYDHYSDFGGNLSPQVTVEYRPVDELLVRGSWSSVFRAPDMHRVYGDATNGFTTVIDFKQCQAMGGQPGVTNPDPTINEICNELHIDTTTGANKDLEAETGYTANIGAVWGGDSLEASIDLWEWKLDDMVSDISASTAAQEYDTYEDMITRDASGTITHINTVAQNLAYQKVRGIDLTAGYSWDFNDMGELRVNFNGTYILLSEGQLNPTSDVDDDIEDGGLPQYRANMIFTYFINDFETTLGAYHTARMHGVSYSSFIDDDEFSEEDLEVASQTKWNLTSAYNFTDNMKLTAGIVNLFDVGPNFDPTNTSWPHYPRSVYNARGREWFVEGEVKF
- the yfcC gene encoding putative basic amino acid antiporter YfcC encodes the protein MPDTLVIIFFVALAAALLTYIIPIGSFSTLDAHYVIDGAEKTRTVIDPNSFQYALDDAGEPKVEPISLFEGHGEVGFFNFAFEGMVSGSKWGSAIGVIMFMLVIGGSFGVVMATGTIDNGILRLIDKTQGNEKLFIPVIFSLFSLGGAVFGMGEEAIAFAIIICPLMIRLGYDSICTVMVTYVATQIGFASSWMNPFSVAIAQGIAGVPVLSGAGVRAIMWLGFTLIGIAFTMRYASKIQQTPTASFSYESDQFFRDNQQGHVKDSRFNLGDILVLLTIVGTIAWVIWGVIAHAWFIPEIASQFFTMGIIVGVIGVVFNLNGLNMNKVAVSFKHGAGTMLEPAVLVGCASGILLLLGGAGAAEPSVLNTILHSAGNVIGQLPTALSAWFMLLFQSVFNFFVTSGSGQAALTMPLMAPLADLVGVTRQVAVLAFQLGDGFTNVLVPTSASLMATLGVCRVDWGNWFKFIWRFMVGLFVLSSMTVVAAHYFGFS